ACTCAATTGGCCATCTTCGACGCATTCGGTGAACCGCCGAACAAATGGCCGAGGGATCACGCGACCGCGACGCAGCGCCACCAAACGCTCGAGCGACAATGCGAACACCACCAGCGAGCAGAACGCCAAGGGGATCATCAACCATCCCCCTTCGGCAAACTTGCCAAAAATGCCTGGCAATCGCCAAGCCGACGCTTCCTCGTCCGCTGCTAACTCCGGTTCAGGCAGAGGTTCCGATGCGGTCGACGGAATGGCGGTCGAGGCAGGAATCGTGGGAATCCCACTGTTGAATTGAGCCGGCGCAGGTTGAAATTGGTTCTGAGAACTAAATCCGTTTTGCTGGGGGTAGCCGTTCTGTTGAGGGTACTGGGCGGTCGCAAGATCGAGATGCGATATCCACCACAACAATCCGATGGCCAACACCCCCAACGGTGCCAATCGCGAGACCAGCCTTCCGGGATCGCGACGATGGAGGCGCATCGCCACTCGTTCGGGCGAACCGAAAGCAGGTGAAATCATCGTGATCGGGGCGTTGGTTATGCGATCGCTCATCGTTTTAACGTTGGATTCTTTGTTTTCGATGGAGCCCCCGATTGGGGAGACGTTGACTCGTCACTCGTCGACAACGCGGCAAGTCGGCGACTCGCTAGACCAGCGAACTCGCTATCGCCGTGTCGGCTCACCAGAGTCGAATAACAAACCGCAGCGTCCCGTGTCCTCCCCAATTGTTCAAAAGATTTTCCCGCTTGGACCAACGACGCGATCACCCAAGTGCCCTCGGGGTCGATGCCTGCCACGCCGCGATAGGCCTCGATGGCTTCGACATACTTTTGTTGCAAATAGTATGTTTCTCCGATCATCCATTGCGCCCGCCCACGCAGCGACGCGTCGACTTGGCTGCTTCGCACCACCGACTCGAGATCGCTTCGCGCTTGATCGAACCGCAACCTTCGGATTCCCAATTCAGCCGACAACATCGCCACCAACGCACGCCCAAAGCGATTGTCACCGGCGGCATTGCGGGCGGCATCGACACGCTGAGTTGCTCGTTCGATTTGCCCCGTCGAGACCTCCGTCTCGGCACAGCGGAGCAGGGTGGCGAAATCGGTCGCCGCTCGTTGGTCCACGATAAAGACCCACCAAGCGTGAGCCTCCTCACGCCGCCCGGTTTGCATCAATGCCTCGGCAAACAAGCGTTCCATCGTCACCGTACGCGTCGGGTCTGCGGTTGCCGGAGTCGTCGATTGAGACGCCAATGCCAACATGCTCCAGCGTTCGTGACGCCCCGCCCAACGACAGGCCGATTCACGCGATTTCGCTTGCACGAGCGCAGGATCCGGGGGCGACAACAGAAACGTTGCCAATCGCTCCGCGTCGGACGGAGCCAACCACTGCTCCAACACGTCGGCCGTGGTTTGCCCCGTTTTGTCGACCTTACCTAGCTGCACCACCAATCGATCCCAGTGGTTCAAATCGCCGTCGGCTGCGGCGATGCGAATCGCGATCGTTGTCATCGCGGAGGTCAATTGATCCACATCACGCTGCAGAATCATTTGCCGCAATGGGGCCGGAATTCGCTCAATGTCCACCGCACCGAATTGGTTGAGCACGTCGCTGGCGGCATCCGATTCAGGCCAACGCTCGAACAATTGGTTCATCATGGCCGCAGCCTCTTCCTCGCGACCAACCTGTTTCAAACATGCGATCCCCGCCTGAGACGCTCGGGCAGCGTCCTGGTGATCGGGAAAGGCATCCACAAATGCGATCATCAAATCGGCCGCTTCCGCTCCCCGCGATCCGGACATCGCCACCGCCCATGCCGCTCCCAACATCGCGGTCGGCTTTTGCATCGCGTCGGCATGTTCGGCGGCGAGCTGGTAGGCGGCCTCGGCCGTCCCGAGCTCGCGCTTCGTCAATGAATCTGCCCCCAGACGCAAACACAGTGCGACCGCCAATTGCTGTTGAGCGTCCGTCAACTGCTCGGGCGAGGCAAACATTTTTTGCAGCGTGGTCGCGGCAAGCGGCAATTTTCCTAGCTCCACAAACAAAGACGCGGCGGCAAGTCGAACTAACACCGCGGTCGCGGGAGCCACCTGTTTGCTAGCGGGCCGATCGAGTGCCGCGTTGGCACGACTGAAGAATTCGAGCGACTGGGCACCATCCCCCCCGTTTTGAAAGGCACGGCCAAGTTGAGCCAACGGCAACGTCAAATCGACGTCGGAATCAGGCTGATTAATGATTTGATCATCGTATTGTCTCGCCATTTCCGCCGCTTCGACGATCTGACCGGCGGCGAGATAGCGTTGAATCTGTTCTTTTAAACCGGAGACAAGGTCGTTTGAGCTGGCGGGATTGCCATCGGAACCGACAAAACGCGGCGTGCCAGTGGCTGAACCAGTCTCCCCCCCATCGGGTTCCGACTGCGATGAGATCGGCGGCTCTGTACCGCTGGGAGGGCCCGGTGACTGGGCAGCACCCCATTGAGGGATTAGAGCGGCTACGACGATGCTCCAGCGGATCACCATCGTGATTCGCTGAGTTGCTATCATCTGAATTGTAGCGCAAACGGGCCAATCGATCGGCAAATCCGAAATCCTCACGCCAAAATCGTTGGGGCTGATGGTTTTCATACCGCTTCGAAATACTCCAAACTACGAATATCCCGCAATCCCGTCTTTCCTGGGGGCTTTGTCGATTAGAGAGGCAAATCCGGCAAAAACAGAGCTAGGCTCCAGGGGTTCTTTCATCTACTCTGTAAATTGCGGCAAAACGCTGCATTTCCTGTTTTTCGGTCCGCTTTTCTGGCCCCCCCTTACCTGATGATCCCGAGCAAAAAACACTTCGCATGCTAAAAGCACTCGAACTGGCCGGGTTCAAAAGTTTTGCCGATCGGACCCGCTTCGACTTCCCGGATGGGATTACGGTCGTCGTTGGCCCCAATGGCTCCGGCAAATCCAACATCGTCGACGCCATCAAATGGGTCTTAGGCTCGCAAAGCGCGAAGAGTCTACGCGGCAAAGACATGTCCGACGTGATCTTCAAAGGATCACAAACGCGGGGCCCTGCGGCGTCGGCCGAGGCGACGATCATTTTCGAGAACAGCGACGGGGCCTTGCCCGTCGACGCTCCGGAAGTCCACGTCACTCGCCGCGTTTACCGCAGTGGCGAAGCCGAATACCTGATCAACAACCAAGCGGTCCGGCTCAAAGACGTCAAAGCCTTGATCCGCGGCACCGGGATTGGGATCGATGCCTACAGTTTGATTGAGCAGGGCAAGGTCGATCGCATGCTGCAGGCCAACGCGAAGGATCGCCGCGCGATTTTTGAAGAGGCCGCTGGGATCAGTCGCTTCAAAGCCAAGAAAATCGAGGCCGAACGGCGACTCGTTCGCGTGCAACAAAACCTGACCCGATTGGGCGACATCGTTGACGAAGTTGCCTCGCGGCTCAAATCGCTACGCAGCCAAGCCAGCAAGGCCGAACGCTATCGCCAAGCATCCGACCGGCTCAAGGAACTGAGAACGCAAGTCGCCTGGACCGACTGGGCTGATCTGTCAAGCGAACACGAGACCTTCGAGGCCGAATTGATTGCCGCGGTCGCACGGCACGAAGAATTGCAGACGCTGCGGGAATCGATGACCCAACAGCGGCAAGCGGCCGACATGCAATTGCAAACGATTGCCGAACAGGCCCGCGAGATTGAAGAAAAGCGATCGACGGCGTTACAGCGAATCGCGGAACTCAGCGGCCGACGCAACGCCGATAACACTGCGATCATCGACCTGCGTTCGAGTGTGGCGAAATCACTCGTCCGCGTTCGCCTATTGCAAAACCAAGCGGGCTCGGCCGCCGCCGCATTGCGAAACGCA
The sequence above is a segment of the Novipirellula galeiformis genome. Coding sequences within it:
- a CDS encoding MotA/TolQ/ExbB proton channel family protein, whose amino-acid sequence is MSDRITNAPITMISPAFGSPERVAMRLHRRDPGRLVSRLAPLGVLAIGLLWWISHLDLATAQYPQQNGYPQQNGFSSQNQFQPAPAQFNSGIPTIPASTAIPSTASEPLPEPELAADEEASAWRLPGIFGKFAEGGWLMIPLAFCSLVVFALSLERLVALRRGRVIPRPFVRRFTECVEDGQLSYEEATEICEEFDCPVAEVFQAAVRRWGRPMFEIEQAVMDAGDRVADGLRRFVRVFHAISNVAPLLGLLGTVLGMIEAFETISSQESIGRPEMLASGISTALMTTAGGLMVAIPAYLAYMYFSSKSDRYLGEIDKLCQRVVDCISAEGLENSGNARPQRKRRAA
- a CDS encoding tetratricopeptide repeat protein → MKTISPNDFGVRISDLPIDWPVCATIQMIATQRITMVIRWSIVVAALIPQWGAAQSPGPPSGTEPPISSQSEPDGGETGSATGTPRFVGSDGNPASSNDLVSGLKEQIQRYLAAGQIVEAAEMARQYDDQIINQPDSDVDLTLPLAQLGRAFQNGGDGAQSLEFFSRANAALDRPASKQVAPATAVLVRLAAASLFVELGKLPLAATTLQKMFASPEQLTDAQQQLAVALCLRLGADSLTKRELGTAEAAYQLAAEHADAMQKPTAMLGAAWAVAMSGSRGAEAADLMIAFVDAFPDHQDAARASQAGIACLKQVGREEEAAAMMNQLFERWPESDAASDVLNQFGAVDIERIPAPLRQMILQRDVDQLTSAMTTIAIRIAAADGDLNHWDRLVVQLGKVDKTGQTTADVLEQWLAPSDAERLATFLLSPPDPALVQAKSRESACRWAGRHERWSMLALASQSTTPATADPTRTVTMERLFAEALMQTGRREEAHAWWVFIVDQRAATDFATLLRCAETEVSTGQIERATQRVDAARNAAGDNRFGRALVAMLSAELGIRRLRFDQARSDLESVVRSSQVDASLRGRAQWMIGETYYLQQKYVEAIEAYRGVAGIDPEGTWVIASLVQAGKSFEQLGRTRDAAVCYSTLVSRHGDSEFAGLASRRLAALSTSDESTSPQSGAPSKTKNPTLKR